In the Candidatus Omnitrophota bacterium genome, one interval contains:
- a CDS encoding class I SAM-dependent methyltransferase: protein MTINSVIRTPLIENSGMWFGPEGGYWSNIKRSDNTEYLKDIEGLGSVGTVRKYFKGHEDVIFSPKRAGGLAGLDISDNDLVLDAGCMWGALTVPLARTGATVVGMDQTEESLRLLEKRKREEALSNLHIVCADLRKIELHEGVFDKIIVNGVLEWVPETEHVEVGAFRKNGGIWGNLRALPGKLREREVSPVEVQRDLLLKLNHAMKDDGTLYLAIENRYDFFYFLGMPEQHSGMRFVAFMPRWMQDAMSLIFRGRRFRTWTHSKRGLVRLLKSAGFEECDVYYGFPDYLNPELVISDKGMEHYRYVRSAGKKPLWKKAILRAIEHVVFKSMKMTFLAPSLIVHARKGNVTGRGGRS, encoded by the coding sequence GTGACGATCAATAGCGTTATAAGAACACCGCTCATTGAAAATAGCGGTATGTGGTTCGGGCCCGAAGGAGGGTACTGGTCGAACATAAAAAGGTCCGATAACACGGAATACCTGAAAGACATAGAGGGGCTTGGGTCCGTGGGGACGGTGAGGAAATATTTCAAGGGGCATGAAGACGTGATATTTTCCCCGAAACGGGCTGGCGGTCTGGCTGGGCTGGATATATCTGACAATGACCTGGTGCTCGACGCGGGATGTATGTGGGGGGCGCTTACGGTGCCGCTCGCCAGGACCGGGGCTACTGTAGTGGGCATGGACCAGACTGAAGAGAGCTTGAGGCTTCTTGAAAAAAGAAAAAGGGAAGAGGCCCTGTCCAACCTGCATATAGTGTGCGCCGACCTTAGGAAAATAGAGCTCCACGAGGGTGTTTTTGACAAGATAATAGTGAACGGGGTCCTGGAGTGGGTGCCGGAAACGGAGCATGTAGAAGTGGGCGCGTTCAGAAAAAACGGCGGGATATGGGGGAACCTGCGCGCTCTTCCCGGCAAGTTACGTGAACGTGAGGTGTCCCCCGTGGAGGTGCAGCGCGATCTCCTGCTTAAACTTAACCACGCGATGAAGGATGACGGCACGCTGTACCTGGCGATAGAGAACAGGTACGACTTTTTTTATTTTCTCGGCATGCCGGAACAGCATTCCGGCATGAGGTTCGTGGCGTTCATGCCGAGGTGGATGCAGGACGCCATGTCGCTTATATTCAGGGGCAGGAGGTTCCGCACGTGGACCCATTCAAAGAGGGGGCTTGTCCGACTTTTAAAAAGCGCGGGTTTCGAGGAGTGTGACGTATATTATGGGTTCCCGGATTACCTGAATCCGGAGCTTGTTATAAGCGATAAGGGTATGGAGCATTACCGTTACGTGAGGTCCGCCGGGAAGAAACCATTATGGAAAAAGGCCATACTCCGGGCGATAGAGCATGTGGTGTTCAAAAGTATGAAGATGACATTTCTGGCGCCTAGCCTGATCGTTCACGCTAGAAAGGGTAACGTCACTGGAAGAGGGGGGAGATCATGA
- a CDS encoding sugar nucleotide-binding protein, with amino-acid sequence MKIFLTGAAGMLAAEVIPVLRKEGHELILTDINRRLPDIEALDVTDLKEVRRQIESARPDHVFHLGAETNVDLCEKDPDHAFRVNALGTENVAFACASCGARLLYISTGAVFGGEKEEPYTEFDEPGPVNIYGHSKLQGEMFVREH; translated from the coding sequence ATGAAAATATTCCTTACCGGCGCGGCGGGTATGCTGGCGGCCGAAGTGATACCGGTATTGAGGAAGGAAGGGCACGAACTCATATTGACAGATATAAACAGGCGGCTTCCGGACATAGAAGCGCTTGATGTGACCGACCTCAAGGAAGTGCGGCGCCAGATAGAGTCTGCCCGGCCGGATCATGTTTTTCATCTCGGGGCAGAGACCAACGTGGACCTTTGTGAAAAGGACCCGGACCACGCGTTCCGGGTTAACGCGCTTGGTACTGAGAATGTGGCATTCGCCTGCGCTTCCTGCGGAGCGCGGTTACTTTATATAAGTACGGGTGCCGTCTTCGGTGGTGAAAAGGAAGAGCCGTATACGGAATTCGATGAGCCCGGGCCGGTCAACATATACGGTCACAGTAAATTGCAGGGGGAGATGTTCGTAAGGGAACAT